From the genome of Scytonema hofmannii PCC 7110, one region includes:
- a CDS encoding RidA family protein, which translates to MTDLSDAIEYLASTETESLNLPFPEAVRVGHMLYLSGVIGNIPGTKELASGGVTSETKQTMENIKRILERYGSSLNQVVKVTVILADIKEWNAVNEVYVTYFSKDRLPARTAFEASKLILDARVEMECIAVV; encoded by the coding sequence ATGACAGATCTTTCTGATGCTATCGAATATTTGGCTTCCACAGAGACAGAATCTCTCAATCTTCCTTTTCCTGAAGCCGTGCGTGTTGGTCATATGCTTTATCTGTCTGGGGTCATTGGTAACATCCCAGGTACGAAAGAACTTGCTTCTGGAGGCGTCACATCTGAAACAAAGCAGACTATGGAAAATATTAAACGTATTCTGGAAAGATATGGGTCATCTCTCAACCAAGTCGTTAAAGTGACGGTGATACTTGCAGATATAAAAGAATGGAACGCAGTGAATGAAGTTTATGTTACCTACTTTTCTAAAGACCGCCTTCCTGCAAGAACCGCCTTTGAAGCTAGTAAATTGATTCTAGATGCACGAGTAGAAATGGAGTGCATAGCAGTAGTTTAG